A genomic region of Actinomycetota bacterium contains the following coding sequences:
- a CDS encoding DUF2071 domain-containing protein — MRRPVMYQTWSWLAFLHWSYPSAVVQRLLPAGLRVHDFDGRAWVGLTPFVLGDLRTPVAPAPPWFARFPETNVRTYVVGPDGREGLWFFSLDAARLEPVLVARATFALPYMWSAMTVERDGPVVRYRSRRRWPGPTPAASAATVEVGERLAPGELGGLDHHLTARWQLYTTFGPLLARATVEHEPWPLHRAAVRELDSGLVAAAGLPGPEGEPVVHWSPGVRTRISGPRPLGRA, encoded by the coding sequence GTGCGGCGGCCGGTGATGTACCAGACCTGGAGCTGGCTGGCCTTCCTGCACTGGTCGTACCCGTCGGCGGTGGTGCAGCGGCTGCTCCCGGCCGGCCTGCGGGTCCACGACTTCGACGGTCGGGCCTGGGTCGGGCTGACCCCGTTCGTGCTCGGGGACCTGCGCACCCCGGTGGCGCCGGCGCCGCCGTGGTTCGCCCGCTTCCCCGAGACCAACGTCCGCACCTACGTGGTCGGGCCGGACGGGCGCGAGGGGCTCTGGTTCTTCTCGCTGGACGCCGCCCGGCTGGAGCCGGTGCTGGTCGCCCGGGCCACCTTCGCCCTGCCGTACATGTGGTCGGCGATGACGGTGGAGCGCGACGGACCGGTGGTCCGCTACCGCAGCCGCCGCCGCTGGCCGGGCCCGACCCCGGCCGCCTCGGCCGCCACCGTCGAGGTGGGCGAGCGGCTGGCCCCTGGCGAGCTGGGCGGGCTCGACCACCACCTGACGGCGCGCTGGCAGCTCTACACCACCTTCGGCCCGCTGCTGGCCAGGGCGACCGTCGAGCACGAGCCGTGGCCGCTGCACCGGGCGGCCGTGCGCGAGCTGGACAGCGGCCTGGTCGCCGCCGCCGGGCTGCCCGGCCCCGAGGGGGAGCCGGTGGTCCACTGGTCGCCCGGGGTCCGGACCAGGATCAGCGGCCCGCGGCCGCTGGGGCGGGCCTGA
- a CDS encoding alpha/beta hydrolase, whose translation MLGTDGVAANPRLAQHRLSVDGRQVGVAVGGHGLPLVLASGLLLTDRLYVQTLSRLAAAGFRVVAVDVAGSGMADDGKGLDEYGRLLGRVLDELGVERAVLAGHSLGGRLATELAARSPERVVALLLVDASVGAPWDTLVRMIGYAPPSVGVLGAMLLADTLGTVPFARDFGQAAKLSRLAVPVMLGHLGAPWRLFGPGLSALYAAASAPLLDQVGRTAMPVVAVHGDCDLVVPLAAARDAARRTGGELVVVHGATHSWLLQDPETLPAIVRELLDGDLGVARDRAVAAAGLDPGAPLAAVDDVFAPSGTLLRRLGPPGAVPRPAPAPRRPHYGWTRTRFPVPGGAPA comes from the coding sequence ATGCTCGGGACCGACGGGGTGGCCGCCAATCCGCGGCTGGCCCAGCACCGCCTGAGCGTCGACGGGCGCCAGGTCGGGGTGGCCGTCGGCGGCCACGGGCTTCCCCTGGTGCTGGCCAGCGGGCTGCTGCTCACCGACCGGCTGTACGTGCAGACCCTCAGCCGGCTGGCCGCGGCCGGCTTCCGGGTGGTGGCGGTCGACGTCGCCGGGAGCGGCATGGCCGACGACGGCAAGGGGCTGGACGAGTACGGCCGCCTGCTCGGGCGGGTGCTGGACGAGCTCGGGGTCGAGCGGGCGGTCCTGGCCGGGCACTCCCTGGGCGGCCGGCTGGCCACCGAGCTGGCCGCCCGCAGCCCCGAGCGGGTGGTGGCCCTGCTGCTGGTCGACGCCAGCGTGGGCGCGCCCTGGGACACCCTGGTCCGGATGATCGGCTACGCGCCGCCGTCGGTCGGGGTGCTGGGGGCGATGCTGCTGGCCGACACCCTGGGCACGGTGCCCTTCGCCCGCGACTTCGGGCAGGCGGCCAAGCTCAGCCGCCTCGCCGTCCCGGTCATGCTCGGCCACCTCGGCGCCCCCTGGCGGCTGTTCGGCCCCGGCCTGTCCGCCCTGTACGCCGCCGCCAGCGCGCCCCTGCTCGACCAGGTGGGGCGGACGGCCATGCCGGTGGTGGCCGTCCACGGCGACTGCGACCTGGTGGTGCCGCTGGCCGCGGCCCGCGACGCCGCCCGCCGCACCGGCGGGGAGCTGGTCGTGGTCCACGGGGCGACCCACTCCTGGCTGCTCCAGGACCCGGAGACCCTGCCCGCGATCGTCCGGGAGCTGCTCGACGGCGACCTCGGCGTGGCCCGCGACCGGGCGGTCGCCGCGGCCGGCCTGGACCCGGGCGCCCCCCTGGCCGCCGTCGACGACGTCTTCGCCCCCTCCGGGACCCTGCTGCGCCGCCTCGGCCCCCCGGGGGCGGTCCCCCGGCCGGCGCCGGCCCCGCGGCGGCCCCACTACGGCTGGACGCGGACCCGCTTCCCGGTGCCGGGCGGGGCGCCGGCATGA